A genomic region of Anas acuta chromosome 1, bAnaAcu1.1, whole genome shotgun sequence contains the following coding sequences:
- the IRS2 gene encoding insulin receptor substrate 2 isoform X1, whose product MASPAVLGPSGSPPGPNLNNNNNNNQGVRKCGYLRKQKHGHKRFFVLRGPGGGEEAGGARLEYYESEKKWRNKSGAPKRVIALDSCLNINKRADAKHKYLIALYTKDEYFAVAAENEQEQEGWYRALTDLLSEGKAAGQGSPRRHLPSPFAASCSAAAAAASSSLAAGGEELGYGPVAPAAAAYREVWQVTLKPKGLGQSKNLTGVHRLCLSARTIGFVRLNCELPAVTLQLMNIRRCGHSDSFFFIEVGRSAATGPGELWMQADDSVVAQNIHETILEAMKALKELSEFRPRSKSQSSSSSSSGGAGGGGGCAPSSATHPITVPGRRHHHHHPHHHLVNLPPSQTGLLRRSRTDSLAAGPKCTPCRVRTASEGDGCRVGSAAGSPMSPGPVRTPLSRSHTLSGGGAGGGAGAARPAGKLLPVLGGGGLQGSRSMSMPASHSPPSAASPLSLSASSGLGSEPPHPHQPQRPSSGSASVSGSPSDAGFMSFDEYGSSPGGDLRPFSSSSTASNRSNTPESVADTPPARDPAAAGGGTDLYGYMAMERPPSGRLCYRPCPDPAADRGHRKRTYSLTTPCRQRPPPPQLSSASLDEYTLMRASFAGSAGRLFPSFPAAASPKVTYTPYPEDYGDIEIGSHRSSGSSSTNLGPPAGGGGGGGGGGGGGDDDGYMPMTPGVAAALGRGSRGGDDYMPMSPTSVSAPKQILQPRPGVGGGSPGNGSSYKTSSPGESSPDDSGYMRMWCGSKLSVESSDGRLSNGDYINMSPRDPHHGPQAPSLTPPDFFFAPAGHGAGEPPKPGCYSYSSLPRSYKSQGLAKDSDQYVFMNSPGRMIPEEGVCGTGPSPAVPFAPSSHTVPSPLRHSRTESFLSQRCQRAVRPSRLSLETLRTMLPSMNEHPLPPEPKSPGEYINIDFGDAAVYSPPSLPADSPASSLGSGTGQRRSPLSDYMNIDFGSQSPSQSGTVSVGSLEALSPGSSSSTSQPDGRYLKAAVGVTCLSSPSDGGDYTEMTFGMATTPPQPIVQKPESARVTSPTAGVKRLTLSGVEAFILASPPPDPNRGAKVIRADPQGRRRHSSETFSSTTTVTPVSPSFAHNPKRHNSASVENVSLRKSEGLEEEQGSSPMCRETSAGFQNGLNYIAIDVVDGTLANCDKARSKARHVLKGGINGVETSAYASIDFLSHNLKEASAVKGSTGRWKR is encoded by the exons ATGGCGAGCCCCGCCGTGCTGGGTCCTTCGGGCTCGCCGCCCGGCCCCAacctgaacaacaacaacaacaacaaccaggGCGTGAGGAAGTGCGGCTACCTGCGCAAGCAGAAGCACGGCCACAAGCGCTTCTTCGTGCTgcgggggccgggcggcggggaggaggcggGGGGCGCCCGGCTGGAGTACTACGAGAGCGAGAAGAAATGGAGGAACAAGTCCGGGGCGCCCAAGCGGGTGATCGCCCTGGACTCGTGCCTCAACATCAACAAGCGCGCCGACGCCAAGCACAAGTACCTGATCGCCCTCTACACCAAGGACGAGTACTTCGCCGTGGCGGCCGAGAacgagcaggagcaggagggctggTACCGGGCGCTCACCGACCTGCTGAGCGAGGGCAAGGCGGCCGGGCAGGGCTCGCCGCGCCGCCACCTCCCGTCGCCCTTCGCCGCCTCCtgcagcgccgccgccgccgccgcctcctcctcgcTGGCGGCCGGCGGCGAGGAGCTGGGCTACGGGCCGGTGgcgccggccgccgccgcctaCCGGGAGGTCTGGCAGGTGACGCTGAAGCCCAAGGGCTTGGGGCAGAGCAAGAACCTGACGGGCGTGCACCGGCTGTGCCTGTCGGCCCGCACCATCGGCTTCGTGCGGCTCAACTGCGAGCTGCCGGCGGTCACGCTGCAGCTGATGAACATCCGGCGCTGCGGCCACTCGGACAGCTTCTTCTTCATCGAGGTGGGGCGCTCGGCCGCCACCGGGCCCGGCGAGCTGTGGATGCAGGCGGACGACTCGGTGGTGGCGCAGAACATCCACGAGACCATCCTGGAGGCCATGAAGGCGCTGAAGGAGCTGTCCGAGTTCCGGCCCCGCAGCAAGAGccagtcctcctcctcctcctcctccggcggggcgggcggcggcggcggctgcgccCCGTCCTCGGCCACCCACCCCATCACCGTGCCCggccgccgccaccaccaccaccacccccaccaccacctgGTCAACCTGCCCCCCAGCCAGACCGGGCTGCTGCGCCGCTCCCGCACCGACAGCCTGGCCGCCGGCCCCAAGTGCACGCCCTGCCGGGTGCGGACGGCCAGCGAGGGCGACGGCTGCCGGGTGGGCTCCGCCGCCGGCAGCCCCATGAGCCCCGGCCCCGTGCGGACCCCGCTGAGCCGCTCGCACACGCTGAGCGGTGGCGGTGCCGGAGGGGGAGCCGGAGCAGCGCGGCCGGCGGGGAAGCTGCTGCCGGTGCTGGGCGGCGgcgggctgcagggcagccgCTCCATGTCCATGCCCGCCTCGCACTCGCCGCCCTCGGCCGCCAGCCCGCTCAGCCTGTCGGCCAGCAGCGGGCTGGGCTCGGAGCCGCCGCACCCGCACCAGCCGCAGCGCCCGTCCAGCGGCAGCGCCTCGGTGTCCGGCTCGCCCAGCGACGCCGGCTTCATGTCCTTCGACGAGTACGGCTCCAGCCCCGGCGGCGACCTGCggcccttctcctcctcctccaccgccagCAACCGCAGCAACACGCCCGAGTCGGTGGCCGACACCCCCCCGGCGCGGGACCCCGCTGCCGCCGGCGGGGGCACCGACCTGTACGGCTACATGGCGATGGAGAGACCCCCCAGCGGCCGCCTCTGCTACCGGCCCTGCCCCGACCCGGCGGCCGACCGGGGGCACCGCAAGCGGACATACTCGCTGACCACCCCGTGCCGGCAGAGGCCCCCCCCGCCGCAGCTCTCCTCCGCCTCCCTGGACGAGTACACGCTGATGCGCGCCTCCTTCGCCGGCAGCGCCGGCcgcctcttcccctccttccctgccgCCGCCTCCCCCAAAGTGACCTACACCCCTTACCCCGAGGACTACGGGGACATCGAGATCGGCTCGCACCGCAGctccggcagcagcagcaccaaccTGGGGCCGCCGgcaggggggggaggaggaggaggaggaggaggcggtggggGGGATGATGATGGCTACATGCCCATGACCCCCggggtggcagcagccctggggcgGGGGAGCCGGGGAGGCGATGACTACATGCCCATGAGCCCCACCAGCGTGTCCGCCCCCAAGCAGATCCTACAGCCCCGGCCCGGGGTGGGCGGCGGGTCCCCCGGCAATGGGAGCAGCTACAAGACCAGCTCGCCCGGGGAGAGCTCCCCTGATGACAGCGGCTACATGAGGATGTGGTGTGGCTCCAAGCTGTCCGTGGAGAGCTCGGACGGGAGGCTGAGCAACGGTGACTACATCAACATGTCCCCTCGGGACCCCCACCACGGGCCCCAGgctccctccctcacccccccgGACTTCTTCTTCGCCCCTGCGGGGCACGGGGCCGGCGAGCCCCCCAAGCCCGGCTGCTATTCCTACAGCTCCTTACCCCGCTCCTACAAGAGTCAGGGCCTGGCTAAGGACAGCGACCAGTACGTCTTCATGAACTCCCCGGGGAGGATGATCCCGGAGGAGGGGGTGTGCGGCACGGGTCCCTCCCCGGCTGTCCCCTTCGCCCCCTCCAGCCACACGGTGCCTTCGCCCCTGCGGCACAGCCGGACCGAGAGCTTCCTGAGCCAGCGGTGCCAGCGGGCGGTCCGGCCCAGCCGCCTCTCTTTGGAGACCTTGCGGACGATGCTGCCCAGCATGAACGAGCACCCCCTGCCTCCCGAGCCCAAGAGCCCCGGGGAATACATAAACATCGACTTCGGGGATGCCGCTGTCTATTCTCCCCCCTCGCTGCCCGCCGACAGCCCAGCCTCCTCCCTGGGCTCGGGCACGGGGCAGAGGCGCTCCCCCCTCTCCGACTACATGAACATTGACTTCGGGTCGCAGTCGCCCTCCCAGTCGGGCACGGTCTCGGTGGGCTCCTTGGAAGCGCTCTCACCAGGCTcttcctccagcaccagccagcCCGATGGGCGCTACCTGAAAGCGGCTGTGGGGGTGACTTGTTTGTCCAGCCCGTCCGACGGCGGGGATTACACCGAGATGACCTTTGGCATGGCCACCACCCCGCCCCAACCCATCGTTCAGAAGCCAGAAAGTGCCCGGGTCACCAGCCCCACGGCTGGGGTGAAGAGGCTCACCCTCTCCGGGGTGGAGGCTTTCATTCTTGCCAGCCCGCCCCCAGACCCCAACCGCGGGGCCAAGGTCATTCGGGCCGACCCCCAGGGGCGCAGGAGGCACAGCTCGGAAACTTTCTCCTCCACCACCACTGTGacccccgtgtccccctccTTTGCACACAACCCCAAAAGGCACAACTCGGCCTCGGTGGAGAACGTGTCCCTCAGGAAAAGCGAAGGcctggaggaggagcagggcagcagccccatgTGCCGGGAGACCTCGGCCGGCTTCCAGAACGGCCTCAACTACATCGCCATCGACGTGGTGGACGGGACCCTGGCAAACTGTGACAAAGCCAGGTCGAAAGCCAGGCACGTCCTGAAAGGAGGTATCAACGGAGTGGAGACGAGCGCCTATGCCAGCATAGACTTTCTGTCTCACAACCTGAAAGAAGCAAGTGCTGTGAAAG GAAGTACAGGAAGATGGAAAAGATGA
- the IRS2 gene encoding insulin receptor substrate 2 isoform X2 yields the protein MASPAVLGPSGSPPGPNLNNNNNNNQGVRKCGYLRKQKHGHKRFFVLRGPGGGEEAGGARLEYYESEKKWRNKSGAPKRVIALDSCLNINKRADAKHKYLIALYTKDEYFAVAAENEQEQEGWYRALTDLLSEGKAAGQGSPRRHLPSPFAASCSAAAAAASSSLAAGGEELGYGPVAPAAAAYREVWQVTLKPKGLGQSKNLTGVHRLCLSARTIGFVRLNCELPAVTLQLMNIRRCGHSDSFFFIEVGRSAATGPGELWMQADDSVVAQNIHETILEAMKALKELSEFRPRSKSQSSSSSSSGGAGGGGGCAPSSATHPITVPGRRHHHHHPHHHLVNLPPSQTGLLRRSRTDSLAAGPKCTPCRVRTASEGDGCRVGSAAGSPMSPGPVRTPLSRSHTLSGGGAGGGAGAARPAGKLLPVLGGGGLQGSRSMSMPASHSPPSAASPLSLSASSGLGSEPPHPHQPQRPSSGSASVSGSPSDAGFMSFDEYGSSPGGDLRPFSSSSTASNRSNTPESVADTPPARDPAAAGGGTDLYGYMAMERPPSGRLCYRPCPDPAADRGHRKRTYSLTTPCRQRPPPPQLSSASLDEYTLMRASFAGSAGRLFPSFPAAASPKVTYTPYPEDYGDIEIGSHRSSGSSSTNLGPPAGGGGGGGGGGGGGDDDGYMPMTPGVAAALGRGSRGGDDYMPMSPTSVSAPKQILQPRPGVGGGSPGNGSSYKTSSPGESSPDDSGYMRMWCGSKLSVESSDGRLSNGDYINMSPRDPHHGPQAPSLTPPDFFFAPAGHGAGEPPKPGCYSYSSLPRSYKSQGLAKDSDQYVFMNSPGRMIPEEGVCGTGPSPAVPFAPSSHTVPSPLRHSRTESFLSQRCQRAVRPSRLSLETLRTMLPSMNEHPLPPEPKSPGEYINIDFGDAAVYSPPSLPADSPASSLGSGTGQRRSPLSDYMNIDFGSQSPSQSGTVSVGSLEALSPGSSSSTSQPDGRYLKAAVGVTCLSSPSDGGDYTEMTFGMATTPPQPIVQKPESARVTSPTAGVKRLTLSGVEAFILASPPPDPNRGAKVIRADPQGRRRHSSETFSSTTTVTPVSPSFAHNPKRHNSASVENVSLRKSEGLEEEQGSSPMCRETSAGFQNGLNYIAIDVVDGTLANCDKARSKARHVLKGGINGVETSAYASIDFLSHNLKEASAVKE from the coding sequence ATGGCGAGCCCCGCCGTGCTGGGTCCTTCGGGCTCGCCGCCCGGCCCCAacctgaacaacaacaacaacaacaaccaggGCGTGAGGAAGTGCGGCTACCTGCGCAAGCAGAAGCACGGCCACAAGCGCTTCTTCGTGCTgcgggggccgggcggcggggaggaggcggGGGGCGCCCGGCTGGAGTACTACGAGAGCGAGAAGAAATGGAGGAACAAGTCCGGGGCGCCCAAGCGGGTGATCGCCCTGGACTCGTGCCTCAACATCAACAAGCGCGCCGACGCCAAGCACAAGTACCTGATCGCCCTCTACACCAAGGACGAGTACTTCGCCGTGGCGGCCGAGAacgagcaggagcaggagggctggTACCGGGCGCTCACCGACCTGCTGAGCGAGGGCAAGGCGGCCGGGCAGGGCTCGCCGCGCCGCCACCTCCCGTCGCCCTTCGCCGCCTCCtgcagcgccgccgccgccgccgcctcctcctcgcTGGCGGCCGGCGGCGAGGAGCTGGGCTACGGGCCGGTGgcgccggccgccgccgcctaCCGGGAGGTCTGGCAGGTGACGCTGAAGCCCAAGGGCTTGGGGCAGAGCAAGAACCTGACGGGCGTGCACCGGCTGTGCCTGTCGGCCCGCACCATCGGCTTCGTGCGGCTCAACTGCGAGCTGCCGGCGGTCACGCTGCAGCTGATGAACATCCGGCGCTGCGGCCACTCGGACAGCTTCTTCTTCATCGAGGTGGGGCGCTCGGCCGCCACCGGGCCCGGCGAGCTGTGGATGCAGGCGGACGACTCGGTGGTGGCGCAGAACATCCACGAGACCATCCTGGAGGCCATGAAGGCGCTGAAGGAGCTGTCCGAGTTCCGGCCCCGCAGCAAGAGccagtcctcctcctcctcctcctccggcggggcgggcggcggcggcggctgcgccCCGTCCTCGGCCACCCACCCCATCACCGTGCCCggccgccgccaccaccaccaccacccccaccaccacctgGTCAACCTGCCCCCCAGCCAGACCGGGCTGCTGCGCCGCTCCCGCACCGACAGCCTGGCCGCCGGCCCCAAGTGCACGCCCTGCCGGGTGCGGACGGCCAGCGAGGGCGACGGCTGCCGGGTGGGCTCCGCCGCCGGCAGCCCCATGAGCCCCGGCCCCGTGCGGACCCCGCTGAGCCGCTCGCACACGCTGAGCGGTGGCGGTGCCGGAGGGGGAGCCGGAGCAGCGCGGCCGGCGGGGAAGCTGCTGCCGGTGCTGGGCGGCGgcgggctgcagggcagccgCTCCATGTCCATGCCCGCCTCGCACTCGCCGCCCTCGGCCGCCAGCCCGCTCAGCCTGTCGGCCAGCAGCGGGCTGGGCTCGGAGCCGCCGCACCCGCACCAGCCGCAGCGCCCGTCCAGCGGCAGCGCCTCGGTGTCCGGCTCGCCCAGCGACGCCGGCTTCATGTCCTTCGACGAGTACGGCTCCAGCCCCGGCGGCGACCTGCggcccttctcctcctcctccaccgccagCAACCGCAGCAACACGCCCGAGTCGGTGGCCGACACCCCCCCGGCGCGGGACCCCGCTGCCGCCGGCGGGGGCACCGACCTGTACGGCTACATGGCGATGGAGAGACCCCCCAGCGGCCGCCTCTGCTACCGGCCCTGCCCCGACCCGGCGGCCGACCGGGGGCACCGCAAGCGGACATACTCGCTGACCACCCCGTGCCGGCAGAGGCCCCCCCCGCCGCAGCTCTCCTCCGCCTCCCTGGACGAGTACACGCTGATGCGCGCCTCCTTCGCCGGCAGCGCCGGCcgcctcttcccctccttccctgccgCCGCCTCCCCCAAAGTGACCTACACCCCTTACCCCGAGGACTACGGGGACATCGAGATCGGCTCGCACCGCAGctccggcagcagcagcaccaaccTGGGGCCGCCGgcaggggggggaggaggaggaggaggaggaggcggtggggGGGATGATGATGGCTACATGCCCATGACCCCCggggtggcagcagccctggggcgGGGGAGCCGGGGAGGCGATGACTACATGCCCATGAGCCCCACCAGCGTGTCCGCCCCCAAGCAGATCCTACAGCCCCGGCCCGGGGTGGGCGGCGGGTCCCCCGGCAATGGGAGCAGCTACAAGACCAGCTCGCCCGGGGAGAGCTCCCCTGATGACAGCGGCTACATGAGGATGTGGTGTGGCTCCAAGCTGTCCGTGGAGAGCTCGGACGGGAGGCTGAGCAACGGTGACTACATCAACATGTCCCCTCGGGACCCCCACCACGGGCCCCAGgctccctccctcacccccccgGACTTCTTCTTCGCCCCTGCGGGGCACGGGGCCGGCGAGCCCCCCAAGCCCGGCTGCTATTCCTACAGCTCCTTACCCCGCTCCTACAAGAGTCAGGGCCTGGCTAAGGACAGCGACCAGTACGTCTTCATGAACTCCCCGGGGAGGATGATCCCGGAGGAGGGGGTGTGCGGCACGGGTCCCTCCCCGGCTGTCCCCTTCGCCCCCTCCAGCCACACGGTGCCTTCGCCCCTGCGGCACAGCCGGACCGAGAGCTTCCTGAGCCAGCGGTGCCAGCGGGCGGTCCGGCCCAGCCGCCTCTCTTTGGAGACCTTGCGGACGATGCTGCCCAGCATGAACGAGCACCCCCTGCCTCCCGAGCCCAAGAGCCCCGGGGAATACATAAACATCGACTTCGGGGATGCCGCTGTCTATTCTCCCCCCTCGCTGCCCGCCGACAGCCCAGCCTCCTCCCTGGGCTCGGGCACGGGGCAGAGGCGCTCCCCCCTCTCCGACTACATGAACATTGACTTCGGGTCGCAGTCGCCCTCCCAGTCGGGCACGGTCTCGGTGGGCTCCTTGGAAGCGCTCTCACCAGGCTcttcctccagcaccagccagcCCGATGGGCGCTACCTGAAAGCGGCTGTGGGGGTGACTTGTTTGTCCAGCCCGTCCGACGGCGGGGATTACACCGAGATGACCTTTGGCATGGCCACCACCCCGCCCCAACCCATCGTTCAGAAGCCAGAAAGTGCCCGGGTCACCAGCCCCACGGCTGGGGTGAAGAGGCTCACCCTCTCCGGGGTGGAGGCTTTCATTCTTGCCAGCCCGCCCCCAGACCCCAACCGCGGGGCCAAGGTCATTCGGGCCGACCCCCAGGGGCGCAGGAGGCACAGCTCGGAAACTTTCTCCTCCACCACCACTGTGacccccgtgtccccctccTTTGCACACAACCCCAAAAGGCACAACTCGGCCTCGGTGGAGAACGTGTCCCTCAGGAAAAGCGAAGGcctggaggaggagcagggcagcagccccatgTGCCGGGAGACCTCGGCCGGCTTCCAGAACGGCCTCAACTACATCGCCATCGACGTGGTGGACGGGACCCTGGCAAACTGTGACAAAGCCAGGTCGAAAGCCAGGCACGTCCTGAAAGGAGGTATCAACGGAGTGGAGACGAGCGCCTATGCCAGCATAGACTTTCTGTCTCACAACCTGAAAGAAGCAAGTGCTGTGAAAG